The Terriglobus roseus region TGGCACCGAAGAAAATTACTGGATACGTCAAGCTCCAGGTGATGGCTGGCAAGGCCACCCCGGCTCCCCCGATCGGCCCCGCGCTCGGTCAGGCGCAGGTCAACATCATGGAATTCTGCAAGCAGTTCAACGACCGCACCAAGGATCCGTCGATGGCGGGCCTCACCATCCCGGTCGTGATCAGCGTTTACGCAGACCGTACCTTCTCCTTCATCACCAAGACCCCCCCGGCTCCGGTGCTTCTGAAGAAGGCCGCCAAGATCGAAAAGGGTTCGGGTACGCCGAACAAGGCAAAGGTTGGCACCGTGACCGAAGCTCAGGTTCGCGAGATCGCCACCCAGAAGATGCCCGACCTGAACGCTGCAACCGTTGAAGCTGCCATCAAGATGATCAAGGGCACCGCCCGTTCCATGGGCCTCGACGTAGTCGTGTAACCCAGAGTCATTCAGTACGAACAAAGAGGACGCTCCAAGCGTCCTCTTTTTCTTGCTCAAAACACGACTTCAGTTATCGCTGGGCCGCTCCACATGTTCCACCACAACCACCGGAACAGCTTCTTTCGCGTTCACCAATTGCAATCCAAGCTGCTCGCGCAAAGCACTGAACAAGTCCGGCGCTTCCCCACCGCCCTCTGCCTTCGCTGAAGATAGGGCTTCTGGATTCCAGTGCAAATCGAAATCGTAAGTCCCGGCCAACCCGGTCCGATCCACGACAATTCGATTTCCAGTCTCCGGCCGCCCCGCAAGCCAATTCGTGAAGGAATCAATAGGAATCGCCGAACTCCTGTAGCGCCCTGGCGTCACAGAGACGCGCGGCATCTTGATACCGGATGGCATCATCGCGCCAGGAGGTGGAGGCGGCGGCAATCGTCCCCCCTCAGGCTTCAATCCCGCAACCTCTTTGATTTTCGGCCCGCCCTTTGCTACCACCAGCGCATACACCGGCAATTCGCGGCTCTGCTGGCTTGTCTTCAGCGCAAACCGCTCCTCCAGCAACCCTCGCAACATCAGCTTGTATTCGTGCAGACGTTCGCCAAGCGGAACCTTGGAAAAGATCTCGGCCTGCGCAGGAGTCAGCTTCGCCTCC contains the following coding sequences:
- a CDS encoding TIGR03435 family protein, translating into MKTIVKAGFGFALFLFALGQQAQAQEAGKTQVYEVATIKPSAASEIPSTFLWSPVRFSARGQTLRQLIKTAYEIRMDAQLVGAPAWAETERFDVEAKLTPAQAEIFSKVPLGERLHEYKLMLRGLLEERFALKTSQQSRELPVYALVVAKGGPKIKEVAGLKPEGGRLPPPPPPGAMMPSGIKMPRVSVTPGRYRSSAIPIDSFTNWLAGRPETGNRIVVDRTGLAGTYDFDLHWNPEALSSAKAEGGGEAPDLFSALREQLGLQLVNAKEAVPVVVVEHVERPSDN
- the rplK gene encoding 50S ribosomal protein L11, producing the protein MAPKKITGYVKLQVMAGKATPAPPIGPALGQAQVNIMEFCKQFNDRTKDPSMAGLTIPVVISVYADRTFSFITKTPPAPVLLKKAAKIEKGSGTPNKAKVGTVTEAQVREIATQKMPDLNAATVEAAIKMIKGTARSMGLDVVV